From Solanum lycopersicum chromosome 4, SLM_r2.1:
ttGTTCTTCATTTTGGTAATATGAAACTTCTCtaacaacttttatttttttatgaggtCTTATCAAGATAGGTAGATACAAATCTTTTCCTTTTCCCTCCCTTCATAAGAccctatttttctctttttcctctCGAGAAAGAAGATAACAAATGattcatttttgtatttcatgtaaaTGGGAGTTGATTATACGATATGATACATTTGCGAACTGCAGCTTGGTGATGATATGACCGTATATAAAAGTATTTGAAAGTCCACATATAAAGTAGATAACGATCAACATTACTTAATCTTTCTATTATGTCATTATTCTTCTACTATTACCATTTTATTACTATtcgattttattattactagttgttttctttgtttcaaCTGTCatgttatttgttgttgttattattccTTTCTCTGCCATGTTATACACTATTTTTTCACTACTAATTTTTCTTCTAGTgatttttgatatgtttttactTGAATCGATTGCCTATTTAATCCATCTCTCtacatttcataacatataacCGTTGTATCTTCATAATACAAAGGTATGTTTTGTAACTTTGCATACACTTCATTTTCGTTAGACTCTACTTATGAAATTGCttcgttttttttttcactCGACTTATGAAAAATCTCCGATATTTTAATATGTTGTATATAAAAATCGAACCGCAATAATAAAAATCTAACCAAACCATTTGGTACAGTTATTACAAGAATCGAAAACCAAaagaatcaaaaaattaaatcaaaatcgAACCGAATTATTGAATGTCGTTTTGGGTAATTACACTTAATCCAGTTAGggtttaaagaaaataaattactcaatttaaaaatttgggAGGCCTTTGTAAAATCTTGGCTTTCACCATTTTTGTATAACTTGAAGCTTTGGCACTAAACCCATCAGCATTCTTCCCCGAAAAAAGTTCCTTCAAAAACCCTATCTGATAAACCCATCTAATCCAGAAGGCAATTGCAAGCTCTCAACAAGGAGAACTCGGTAAGGTTTCGATTcgttttcatctttttttactttcatCAAATCTCTGTATTAAACCTAGAATCTGTATCTTGCCGTCTGTTgcatttttcaaatcaaattgatatttccatttataaaaaatcattttttcatccatgttatatatatatatatattgaatttctaTGGTATAAATCGAATGGGTAAGTTGAGAACTGGGATGCTTTGTTACTGACTGGAGAATCAATTGAGGCTTGCTCAAGTGGTTGAgcacctccaccatccctaggtaATTGAGGGTTCGAGTTACTTGGGAGAGTAAGTTAGAACACTATTGATCCTCTGTCGGTGGGGTTGGGAAAAAATCAGTTAGTCATGTTATAGAGATATTATGACCTATAACTCTTTGCTGTGAAAAGTAGTGTCTTTGCTGTGATTCTTTTGGTGttgtagtaaaaaaaatttctttaatcTCGTGCAGTTTTTTCTCTTATTCAATGGAGCTAGAGGATAGCATTTTAAACTTCTCTGATGAAGACGAGAGCTTTGAGGATGACGAAGATGTTAAAATGAATGATATTGAGGAAGGAGAACTAGTTGAGAAGATCTCCAAGACTGGATTAGAGGAAACTGGTGGTGTATGTGCCAGCTCTGAAAATCCTCTTCCAGGTAAAAAAAATCGGAGACGGAGGAGGAacaagagaaagaacaaaagcaaGAGAGTTTCTTCAGGTCCAATCACAGACATTAACAGGTTTGTTATGCTAATCATAGTTGTTATATCATGATTACCCAGTGcatactatttttatttctatagtGAAAGCATTATTGTGCGTGGACTCGGGGCATACAGTTGGATATAGTTAACAAGATGATTGCCTTAGAGTAATCAAGGGAAGATGACTGATGCATAGGTTTATTTGCTTTGTTAATTTTACTATATGTCCCAGTTAATATTCGTTCCTTTGGTTTGCGAAGTGATCTCATGGAATTTTGTATTGCTATCTACAACTCTGTTGCTGTTGTGTCAAAGGTTAACACTTTGGTCTAAGTTGCTTCAGTTTGTATACCCTTGTCTGTTACACGAATTTGCATCTTTTTCTCTGTTGTATTAGGCTCTGAATTTTCtgtctttgaaatttttgactttAGATTTGTTTTGGATGTCGGAAGACGCTTGAAAGAGAGGAAATCTTATCTTATATGGAATGCTGTTGGTTGTCTCGGCCTATCTGCTTTGAGTGATCTTGTTAAAGAGGTATGCCTTTTGTTCTGCACGCTTGTTTTCTTGAAGGATGATTTTTGCTTGTCAAATTCCTTGATGGCTTTACTGATAACCTTAATTTTGTATTTAGACAGTAGTGTTAGCATAACTTCACCAAAATGCCCCCAACCCAGATAAACTTAATGAATAAGTTGGTCTTTTTGTAGCACAGACCCACAGATTCGAATTTTTGAGTTGGTAAGGTCATAGATGACAAATCAATTTCACTTTTTAAAGCTACccttatctaaaaaaaaacaaaaaacaaatcaaCTTCACTTCTGTTTGGAGTAATACTTGTGTTTATCAGGATAACTATCTCATGAATAGCAACATTACTATTTATTTCCAATGCAAATGATTTACTGTCTTAGAAGGCATTGCATTCTCGATGGGGAGCGTGAAATTTAAACCAAATACCTTTATTAGCCTCAGAACCACTTGCCATCCCCTAGTTCATATTCGCTAAAGCTCATGGGCCTTCCATCTCCATGTTGGTGCCAATAACATTGgtcttctctttatttttcttgttaccAGAGATTAGgcattctagaattatttaccCCTTGGTCTTGGCTAGATTGAGAATTATTCAGTGATTGCTAAGAGGTAAAGGGTGGGCCTAACTCTTAACACGATTTATTTAAGGTctaatattttttgtagtttCTGATGCTCAATGTTGTAATACACTCACAGATGCCTCCTGGTGAAGCCTTTTTCACTCCTTTCAGTCTCATGGACCTTTCTTCCAAGATAGCTTCTGGCGGAACTTCTTTGTGGTGTCTATTTGGATTGATTCCAATGTTTTTGCCTGTCTTTGTTGTTTTACCCCATGGTATGCACATAACAATGCGATATGCTGAAAATTTGCATCTTTTTCctgtttctttttttcccttctgtttttttttttcttatgggAGTCAGAGGGTTGATTGAGAAGTAGAGAAAGTATTTTAGAAAGTTAGTGGAAACAATGGCTGAAGCATTAGGTGTAAGTGTTATCCATATGTGGAATCTTCTAATTCCTATTTGCCCCGTTACACCAAACAACTCTATCAATAGGAGCTCTGAGTTTAAGTAGTGAAAATTATTTGTGtattaatttgacaaataatggGCATTTTGTGTTTTCCCCAAGTTAGCTAGAACCTCTTGCTTGCTGCCTctcctcttcttctctttttcccttttcctCGAGGGAGATATTGCTTGTTGGAACccattttatatgatttttgagTTCTCCAATTATGAGTCAGCTGATGATGATGTTGTAAACTTTACAGGTGGATGCAATTCAGACTTGTGGTGGCCAGAAGACTGCTGATGGCAGGCGTTTCCGAACAGGTGGTGGAATATTGTGGAGCATCCTTAAAGTACGAGATCCAAATGCATACAAAGAGATAATGAAGAAAGGGAAGGAGTTTGAGGTGGGTGATTATTCTTACGCTTTATTAGTACTTATTTATCCCCAGTCCATGTGGCAGTTTTATTGCTCAACCTGGAAACTAGGTAGTCACCATCATTGATCATGAATTTTCCATTATCGGGATTAGTAAGCATGAAGATTTTTGACAATGCTGAAGGTTTTTGTTCTATCTCAAAACAAACGAGAAAAATTAAAGCAGGTTAAccttaaaaaaaggaaagaaccTTTAGTAAAGGCTTTATGGAGGTGCTTTTGTATATAGTTTATTATGACTGTGCTTTGCAGTATTCATTGCAAGACAAATATAATGCAACTACCCACGTATATCTTTTCATTGCTCCGTTGAGATGCCCTTGATTTCGCGCTGCCTATTTGGAtatgttaaaattttgaatttcaagtgATTATCTTACTGTGGATCATTTTCTCGAAATCAAAATGCATATTATTGGGTAAAATCCTCTATCCCTTGGGTAGCCACGGTCATTTCTAGTTGCAAGGACAATACTTATCTCTCCCATCAAAATTGTGAATCTCTGTTTGCTGATTGCTATTTTTCTTAAGACTAATTCCAACTTAGTATGCTGTGTATTCTAAACAATTGCATTCATAATTTGAACTGTTGATCTGCTAGTTGCTATTTTCCTTCCAGTGCTCATTAAGAACTTAATATTGCAGAAGCAGTTTAGGCAGGCTAATCTCAAGCAAGAACCGCTCCAAAACAAAGAAGCTTCTTTGGAGAGATCTAGTCAGACAATAGGAGACGAGATTACAGCCAGTTCTTCAGATGTTTTGCTGCAGCAAGAACCTGTTGAACAGTCTAATAGTGTAGCCAAACGTGCATCTGTTCATGATAGAATAAGGATGCCTGTCACGTATGATGATCTATTCGATGAAGCAACTGACGAAGGAAAGGATTCAAAGGATCCGTTGGCTTTAATAATGCCTTTGGAGAAAAGCTCATATGATGTGGTGGAGGGAGGGTATCCTAAAGGTATATAAAGTTTGCGCGAGTTACAAATTACATTCAGCTAAGACTAGGGGATTTGAGAAATTGAATCAACTAAAATTTTGCGATCTTTTTCAGGATAGAAGAGAAGCAAATTATATTGCCTGCTAGCCTCTATAGATGGATTGTGTTTGTCTGTAAATTCTTTTGAATGAAACTAAGCCAAATCATGGCCATAGTTATGAAGTTTTTAACTGGTGCCTAGAGTTTCTGGATGTTTTGATACCCAAAATAATGATAAGGTGAAAAAATGttcaattattttgtgattttaccATCAGATTTGTGATTAACCCTCgctaaaaagatgaaaaaattacataaatataatgtcATAATCTCTAATTTTAGATTGACTAGTTTAAGATTTGACTGGAAAATAATGCAAGTAAATGATTACTATCTTGTttgcaaaaattataatttttcttctttttttttggggttGGAAAAATTAATAACTCTTTCCTTTTATTAAAAttggatatttatttttagtatatagaggttaataaaatgatttattttaatcgGAGATTCTATGCGGACTTCGTACCCTGAATGgagacccaaaaaaaaaaaaatatggtaaCTGATTTGATGGATAGGAATGGGGAATTCTCTTCCTTGTCTATTTAAGGAAGCAAAATTGCTTCAATTCCTCAATCATAGTTTGATGGATGATTGTGTAGCTATTTTTCCTGAGGTTTTATTGAGGTGTCTTGTCAAATCGTTGTTGCGATTTAAATGTGCCTCCAGGAATGGATTCGTGCATTACCAAATGCTGCCCCATCTTGCAAGCGCGAATATTGAAATCCAAGATGTCTTATCTTGTTAAACGATATCAGGGGTTTTGATAAGGACGTATCAGTTCTTGCAGACACATTTGAATCGCAATAACGATTTAACTGGACATCTCAACAAAATATCATTCATCCTCGGgaaaattatttacataatcatTCATCAAACTATGATTAGGGAAAGCCAAGAAGTTTGATTCAACAGAAGCTATATAGACAAAGGAAGAAAGTTCCTCATTTCTATTCTTCAGATctgttattaaaaataaatcatttgatatactaaaaataaatgttcgctttttgaaaaaacaaaagaaaagaattactTTTTTATACTCATTAACTAATTTCCCTACCCTCTTTTCTTCCCTGAAATCGTACTAATGTGTTTTATACTCATAAATTTTAGGAAATTGAATTTAACAATTAAtcttaaaattgaatttaacaAGTAATTAGTTGGattattttgtgggtttatGTTAAGGTAGTTTATTTTGTGATGAAATTGCAgggatataaaataatattggtttgtttttcttttccacTGCATATGATTGTTTATAATGTTtgcaaattttatgtttaattgcAGGAGCTtcacacttataataatatatgataaaccACGTAAAAAGTACTACAAgtcataattcaaaatgttaaaatgaTCTTACGTTCCGTGTTTGAATCTCGAAATGCGAAAAAGTTGCCACGTAAAAtcggacggagggagtactaTATACCCTACCCTTCCCTTCCCTTCATcagtaaatattaaataattcaatataaatagACATTGTATAAGGTAAGTTAGAGAAAGCAGAATATTGCACACTAATTGTTGGAAAATACTTTCCTTTCAGCGATGATCCAACAATGAATTAAATCTTTGGTATACATTTCCGAACTCAATACTCACAACGTCTAAATTCTGGATCCACGACTATTTCTTTTGCAATATGTGAACAGGGAACACACTTGTTGGCAAGAATGGCACAGTGTATAGATAATATTGTATAGATAACCAGCAGGAAAATGACTGGAATCTGTAGTCCAAATAATCAGATGACTTGCCTCTAAGCATTCATCAAGGTCTCCACATTGTCTTCTGAGCACAAAGGATGCCTTCCTTATCTTTGGCGAAAGTCATTCGTATCTCCCAGTGCAAGCTTCTCAATATTTTCTCTAATGGATCAAGTATTTCGACCTTGTCACGTATGATTCCCCAGCCACCAGGCCGTAATATACGGTCCATCTCAACCACAATCACAATGGGATGCTTGCACCTGCAGTGAATGAGCCACTTAATTAGCTATGAAGAAAATTTGAAGTCTGGAAATGGAAAGTTTCAAACTTTACAGACCACCTCCAGAGGTCGGAAGAAGATTTTTTGAAACCCTTGCTGAAAGGGGGTATGGGGGAAAACAAGGGAATATAGCCCAAAAAAAGGTGGAAGCTGTTCGTTCTTATACACACCGACTAGATTAATAATACTCGAAAACGGACTATGAGTCACCTTTTTAAAgcaatattctttttttttttttcagatagAAGAATGACCATAAGTAGACCTTAACTGAACAAGTACATCCGACTTTTCGTCTTGATTCATAATCAAGAAAGACAGgatcatgcatatgttttatgAGGGGAAAACTGAAACAGAGGAGCAAATAAAGGAGAAAAGGTCATGTAACCTGTTCTTAAGCCTTGAGAAGAGATGATCTGCATGTAGAAGGTCGTATGATCTTGGATAAGTACCAAAAGCTTCACACCAATCGTGGTACACGCCAATAAATCCTCTTTCAAAGACTACGGGAAGGGTGTTTGGTGCATGTACAGGAATAACATTCATCACCCACACCTTCTGCTGTGCAAGAGCTGCTGCAAATCTGTGTATATTTTTCTCAGTTGCCGAGGCACAATATTACAATTAAAAGAAGAGGGAGAGCCAATAACATTTTAATGTTTGAGCCTCTAACATCAGATTAACCAAAGCTAGGGGCTTACCCTCCATTGATGGCTTTCATATCCATTACATTCCGAATGTTGGACCATTCAATACCCAAGCCAACTAAATAAGAATGGTCAACAATAGCTTTCCAGTGCTCACTGTCtgcgatcaatttctctctatTGTTCATCCATTCGGGATAAGTTTCAAGTCTCTTAGGCCACTCCTCAGGCCATTCGGTTCCTCGTTGTTCTATGGATTCAGGAATTGTGTGCAAGCAAGATTTAATCGGCACATACCTGTTGCAGACAAGGTAATTGGAATTTAACATTTGAGAGGATAAAGAAAGAAGCATGACAATTTTAGAACTAATGTGTCTGACTCTAAGGTTTATCATAAATCATGCTTATTCTACCACTTCTGAGAGAAGTGTAGCTTATTTGTGTGATGACATACAATGATGGAGTTGTGCACTTATTTTCCCAAGATTACTCGCACATGCACAGTAGCGGAAGTATGTGCAAAGGAAATGCAAATTGAGCAAAAGAGATCAAGTATAACAACACAAGCTTTTCCAACTCACCAGGATGCATCTGGGTTCTCATTTGCTTTGCATAGAGGTGGAACTTTTTTCCTTCTCAATTGGTATATCTCATTTGCTTGTGGTTTTTGGTATAACTTAATCCTGATATCACTGATTTCATCAGTTTTATCAGCGAGGATGTTCCAACAGATTGATGCTGTCAACGTGGACATACCTGGAGAAGAAGGTTGATTTTATGCGCATGAGTACTTCACATAAAGGCATTCGAAAATACATgctgaaaagaaaagtaaagcaCACAAAATTAACTATCTTAAAAAGGATTAAATCAAAATGATAGCTCGTCTTTCAAGTTTCACAAAGGAAAACGAGTTGATAACAATGGAAGACAATTTCAAGCTACAAGCCAAAAAAtgatccatccatccatccaaaTCAAGAGCTTCTTCAGTAAAAATAACATGAATTCTGTAGCAGATCATTTGGGAGTATATGAGAATATCAGATAGTCCTTATTAACTAGAACAAGAAGCTTGACATTGACTGAGAAATTACAAGGGATGATTTTGTTATATCCATGATAGTGGAGGGCAAGTGTCCACTGCTGAATGTTTTTTCTGTAGGAAGATAAGGTCCGCTAAAGGAATTGTCATCGTTCaggaaaatatttattcattagaCTAAAACGTGCAAAAGTGTAAAAAATAGCTAGTTTCatcaaagaaagaagaaaaacagaAGCCGTTTTCCTTCAACATAACTAGAGGACAAACCTTCTTCAACTTCAATGCTACTGTGCGTtgaagacaaaataaaataacctCCAGGCCTCAAAATTCTGTTCATCTCTATAAGATGCTTTCCCCCTGAAAGTAAACTTAATTAAATCTCCTGATATCACAGAAAAAGAAATCTCTGGCAATGACTTAACACTAACCATTAGAATGCCAAGATGCATGGCAATCATTACAGTGAATAGCATCAAAGACACCACTAGGAAAGGGAAGCCTCCGAGTTCCGAAAGGGGTAACTACTGCTGGAAAACCACGCTCAAGTGCAACTTGTGCTAGATCCACAAGGTCATCTTTTAAGCCTAGAGTAAGTGTTAACACATCTTTTTCAAGTAGAGAAGCCCCAAAGCTTGAATCTTCACATCCAATATCCAGCACAACACGGATATTCTTCCCCCATTCAATGTCTGGTACCATCTACCAATCTCCAATATCAATTCACACATCAAACACAAGGAGAGACTTTGCAAGTAGCATTCAACTGACAACTCAATAAGTAAATAATCATACTACAGTTAGcattattatttcaaatcagCCAGGCATACACCTAGTGTTTGAATCTAGCAACTTCAGTAAGAGAAAGATAATTAACAAGGAGTTAACTAATTTCAAATCAACTACAACCAGAAATGGCACCAGCATCACTGTGTGGTGAAGACAAGTCATCTTTCATCTTCTCTACAAAGGAAGAGATCATAATACAAGAGTAAAGAAGCTCAAGATGCTTCATGTGTCAGGAGAATGCAGAAAATAATAGCCATCTATTTTTACATTACTGATCAGCTTTGGCAGATTTTCAAGCATGACTGGTTTGAATTAACTCATGCCAGAGTCCACAATTGAATTAGTGAAATGCTGAAAAAGTTGGGATGTAGGGGAAAGCAGAAGAAATGGTGGACCTCCCCAGCTTGTATATGGTCCACTATATGGGAAGTGAGAAATGCTAGGTAATCTTTTAAGACAATAGTAACTCTACGCAGAGAATTAAGATGGACTGTTTATAGTCTTTGATTTTGATGCGAAggaaatatatacatatgagtTATGAAGATTCATAGACAATCCTTAGACCTTTCAGCACTGCAAATGCTAGAGAAACAAACAAAGAGTCAATAAAAGGGACTCACGTCTTCTATGAAATCTAGGTAGTGTTGAATTCCACCTTTGGGTATAGATTGGTTCGTCGGAAAAATGAGATAATCTCCAGACTCCACCACCCAGCTCCCTTTCTTAACATATGCCTCTAGTTTCGGGTGTGCCACATTTTTATAATGTATCTGTAAATATTATGAACTTAATATAAGAAAGAACAGATAAAGCTGAATTTACTGAAGATGAGATTGATTCTCATACCTTTGACTTACTCTCAGGCCAGCTAACTGGAGTCTCATAACCACCAGGAGGAAGGGGAACAAGACACATTTGAGGTGCTTTAGGACAACTTCTTTCGTGATGCCGATAATTCTGCAACTTTCCACTGGCACTTTCAAAGTCAATGCAAGGAATGTAATTGTGCTTGCTCCTAGTGCTACATAAATTCCAAGTATAATGTGCTTTTGGATCAAATAATGGTCCTaaattcttgttcttcttcCCATTATCTTTAGCTTTCTCATCCTCATCCTCCACTTTCTCAGCAGCCTCTTGATCCAATTCCTCAGTATTAGCTATTTCACCATTACCTTCATTATCATCTACTGTTCCTTCTCCTTctgcttctccttctccttcttctttatTACTTTCTATTTCCTCTTTCTCATTCTCTTTACCATCCActccttctccttcttgtttactattattttctgttttttctttctcattctCTTTAACTTCAACtacttttttctcttcttcttgcTTATCATTTCCTATTTTGTCTTCCTCATTCTCCTTCTCCAACACATCAGTTTCAGATCCTTCCAATTCTTGTTCCTTCACCTCATCAACCTTTTTGGGTAACTTCAGATCCTCACCTTTTCTCTTCCTATCAACTCCACTTTTATCATTCTTATGCCAACCACCAGATTTTGAAGGCAAAGAAGACCTATCAACCCTCTTCTTTTTCTCACCAGAACTTGATCTATGTTTCAGTTTCTTATTATGGGGTTGTTCTTTCTTAGTTGAAGGAACTAAAGATGTAACCTTTTTCCTATTTGCAGATGAAATAGGTTCTCTAATATCATCAAAAGTGTCCCTTTGATAGGCTACTGAATAAGAAGAAGGTGAAAAAACAGACCAAATGAATACAAAACAAAGACCCAAAATTACTACTGCAGCTAACTTAACACCAAGACCATAAGATTGATATGAACCTTTTACCTTTCTCCCAAATCTTGTTAAAGCTGTGTTGTGCTTCCTCATTTCTAACTCAAACAAAAACCTGAGACATACCCAGAAATCAGAATTCCATATAAACAACAAAAGCAACAATCTTTTTTTACCCCAAAACAAGAATCTTGGCAGCTCAAGAGAGAATTGACAGTGAAGTGATGTTCTAACTAAAGAAAGTTAAAGTAAAAAGTCAAGATTTATTAGTAGATTTCAAAAAATCTGTTTTTGGAATTTAAGAAGAGCtgtcactatatatatatatatatatatatatatatatatatatatatatatatatatatatatatatatatatatatatatatatatatatataaggcgGTGTTTCGATAAGATGATATTTCAATATAGCGATGTTTCAAAATGTTGTTTTAATAAAGTTGTACAGTCCTACTCAGTACTCCTGCACTCTATAGTgttctt
This genomic window contains:
- the LOC109120154 gene encoding probable methyltransferase PMT26 → MRKHNTALTRFGRKVKGSYQSYGLGVKLAAVVILGLCFVFIWSVFSPSSYSVAYQRDTFDDIREPISSANRKKVTSLVPSTKKEQPHNKKLKHRSSSGEKKKRVDRSSLPSKSGGWHKNDKSGVDRKRKGEDLKLPKKVDEVKEQELEGSETDVLEKENEEDKIGNDKQEEEKKVVEVKENEKEKTENNSKQEGEGVDGKENEKEEIESNKEEGEGEAEGEGTVDDNEGNGEIANTEELDQEAAEKVEDEDEKAKDNGKKNKNLGPLFDPKAHYTWNLCSTRSKHNYIPCIDFESASGKLQNYRHHERSCPKAPQMCLVPLPPGGYETPVSWPESKSKIHYKNVAHPKLEAYVKKGSWVVESGDYLIFPTNQSIPKGGIQHYLDFIEDMVPDIEWGKNIRVVLDIGCEDSSFGASLLEKDVLTLTLGLKDDLVDLAQVALERGFPAVVTPFGTRRLPFPSGVFDAIHCNDCHASWHSNGGKHLIEMNRILRPGGYFILSSTHSSIEVEEGMSTLTASICWNILADKTDEISDIRIKLYQKPQANEIYQLRRKKVPPLCKANENPDASWYVPIKSCLHTIPESIEQRGTEWPEEWPKRLETYPEWMNNREKLIADSEHWKAIVDHSYLVGLGIEWSNIRNVMDMKAINGGFAAALAQQKVWVMNVIPVHAPNTLPVVFERGFIGVYHDWCEAFGTYPRSYDLLHADHLFSRLKNRCKHPIVIVVEMDRILRPGGWGIIRDKVEILDPLEKILRSLHWEIRMTFAKDKEGILCAQKTMWRPVLAAAKHLKNWLSKPVTTNPKIPIMSLSLSSYPTRFAILTLLSATTVFFFYKSRRHLSKRLKSLKPISHNPISKTPRGKIFFISQTGTSKTLAKSLHSLLNLNGFEFDLVDPKEYEPEDLHKESFVVIVASTWEDGKPPPNAGFFVDWLTESADDFRVGSLLLSKCKFAIFGVGSGSYGETFNAVGRDFSKKLKKLGGVEVLEVCEGDVDEGSLNEVFGEWSKRIVGILSNLGENGGDMRNGVGGGSEDEAVSEGDDDEEYDDEFEENDEESGIVDLEDIAGKGPSRKKGVNDKLVNGKSNGGTVNGEKAMVTPVIRASLEKQGYKIIGSHSGVKLCRWTKSQLRGRGGCYKHSFYGIESHRCMEATPSLACANKCVFCWRHHTNPVGKSWTWKMDDPIEIVNTAIDLHTKMIKQMKGVPGVKAERLSEGLSPRHCALSLVGEPIMYPEINSLVDELHRRQISTFLVTNAQFPDKIKSLKPITQLYVSVDAGTKDSLKAIDRPLFGDFWERFLDSLRALKEKEQRTVYRLTLVKGWNTEDVDAYSSLFSIGKPDFIEIKGVTYCGTSATSKLTMENVPWHSDVKEFSEALAKKSNGEYEVACEHVHSCCVLLAKVDKFKIDGQWFTWIDYEKFHDLVASGKPFTSKDYMTPTPSWAVYGAEEGGFDPEQLRFKKERHHRSSRRENGS
- the LOC101259242 gene encoding uncharacterized protein isoform X2, with amino-acid sequence MELEDSILNFSDEDESFEDDEDVKMNDIEEGELVEKISKTGLEETGGVCASSENPLPGKKNRRRRRNKRKNKSKRVSSGPITDINRFVLDVGRRLKERKSYLIWNAVGCLGLSALSDLVKEVDAIQTCGGQKTADGRRFRTGGGILWSILKVRDPNAYKEIMKKGKEFEKQFRQANLKQEPLQNKEASLERSSQTIGDEITASSSDVLLQQEPVEQSNSVAKRASVHDRIRMPVTYDDLFDEATDEGKDSKDPLALIMPLEKSSYDVVEGGYPKG
- the LOC101259242 gene encoding uncharacterized protein isoform X3; this encodes MSQLIFVPLVCEVISWNFVLLSTTLLLLCQRFVLDVGRRLKERKSYLIWNAVGCLGLSALSDLVKEVDAIQTCGGQKTADGRRFRTGGGILWSILKVRDPNAYKEIMKKGKEFEKQFRQANLKQEPLQNKEASLERSSQTIGDEITASSSDVLLQQEPVEQSNSVAKRASVHDRIRMPVTYDDLFDEATDEGKDSKDPLALIMPLEKSSYDVVEGGYPKGI
- the LOC101259242 gene encoding uncharacterized protein isoform X1 produces the protein MELEDSILNFSDEDESFEDDEDVKMNDIEEGELVEKISKTGLEETGGVCASSENPLPGKKNRRRRRNKRKNKSKRVSSGPITDINRFVLDVGRRLKERKSYLIWNAVGCLGLSALSDLVKEVDAIQTCGGQKTADGRRFRTGGGILWSILKVRDPNAYKEIMKKGKEFEKQFRQANLKQEPLQNKEASLERSSQTIGDEITASSSDVLLQQEPVEQSNSVAKRASVHDRIRMPVTYDDLFDEATDEGKDSKDPLALIMPLEKSSYDVVEGGYPKGI